From Aspergillus fumigatus Af293 chromosome 5, whole genome shotgun sequence, a single genomic window includes:
- a CDS encoding putative chromatin assembly factor 1 subunit A, with protein sequence MEVSVDSSSGLSSLPPQSYPTSPSASRKRSIQEIEASPHSPESRKTSKICDQENQDPSLSHAAASCTPTDQHVKTPSGPPASIEIPNQQNVANTTTPGGSVFVEVRQPSSTTETTSKNTQPSTPTKTTNAPAPSAKKRKLSPASKEAKQQEKEAKERQKLEEKAKKEEEKRIKEEERKKREAEREEERKRKEEKKRLKEEEKAAKEEEKRKKEEEKLKKERAQTKLNAFFVKPKPPAQPTDDTASDSPKIPIADGVSKSTSQNPTPPQSDYQREFPDFFLQSHTRIAPPHQFERDPQALSHVRERVDACLQSYRNGSAEPLSFRPSELFRLMPYNRRRGRQAASVKEILLRMQSLEQSDPDSARRAQELLRRIKMKSLKFGEDVRPPYQGTFTKTLPESAAIKLMRNPFHRGLPDINYDYDSEAEWEEPEEGEDLDSEEEEEGSDEGDDDMDGFLDDDDDNLEGKRRLIVGDLEPLSTGLRWQGEGGDHELEMYRIQTTMDSVTFPIDPFSTAYWQKPKPTEQLPAGGVGRCTLHSFMVVPSSTQSQTAAPATAGVTPTLLTASGKAKRTLTPEQLAEFKEVVNGSDLTKTGLIEVLKKRFPKISKDVLKETLTHVATRVGQREVDKKWVCN encoded by the exons ATGGAAGTGTCCGTTGACAGCTCGTCGGGtctctcttcccttccacCCCAATCCTATCCCACTTCGCCGTCAGCGTCGAGAAAGCGCTCAAtccaggagattgaggcATCACCACATTCGCCAGAAAGCAGGAAGACATCGAAAATATGTGATCAAGAAAACCAAGACCCATCATTATCTCACGCCGCAGCGTCCTGCACCCCAACCGACCAACATGTCAAAACACCGTCAGGCCCCCCAGCCAGCATTGAAATTCCGAATCAACAGAACGTTGCGAATACAACAACGCCTGGCGGATCGGTGTTTGTAGAAGTTCGTCAACCAAGCTCTACAACGGAAACCACATCAAAAAATACACAGCCATCGACCCCTACGAAGACCACCAACGCCCCTGCGCCAAGTGCCAAAAAGCGGAAGCTGTCACCTGCGAGCAAAGAAGCTAAACAacaggagaaggaagcaaaAGAACGGCAGAAGTTAGAGGagaaagccaagaaagaagaggagaagcgcataaaggaagaagagagaaaaaagcGCGAAGCCGAACGGGAGGAGGAACGTAAgcgaaaagaagagaagaagaggctgaaggaagaggagaaggccgctaaagaagaagagaaacgtaagaaagaagaggaaaagttgaagaaggaaaGG GCACAAACGAAACTGAATGCATTTTTCGTCAAACCTAAACCTCCAGCACAGCCAACTGACGATACTGCTTCCGACTCACCCAAGATACCGATCGCCGATGGTGTCTCAAAGTCAACCTCCCAGAACCCCACTCCGCCTCAATCTGACTATCAACGAGAATTTCCGGACTTCTTCTTACAGTCTCACACAAGAATCGCCCCGCCGCACCAGTTCGAACGTGATCCACAGGCTCTTTCTCACGTGCGAGAAAGGGTCGATGCTTGCCTACAATCCTATCGAAATGGGTCCGCGGAGCCTCTTTCATTCCGGCCCTCTGAACTTTTCCGACTCATGCCGTATAACCGGCGGCGTGGAAGACAGGCTGCCTCCGTCAAAGAGATTCTGCTTAGAATGCAGAGTCTCGAGCAGTCCGACCCTGATTCTGCGCGCCGGGCTCAAGAATTGCTCAGACGCATCAAAATGAAATCTCTAAAGTTTGGTGAAGATGTTCGACCTCCTTACCAGGGCACTTTTACCAAGACGCTTCCGGAATCTGCTGCTATTAAACTCATGCGCAATCCCTTCCACCGTGGTCTACCCGATATCAACTACGACTATGATTCCGAGGCCGAGTGGGAGGAGCCGGAAGAGGGCGAAGATCTGGAttccgaggaggaggaggaaggaagTGATGAAGGGGATGATGACATGGATGGGTTCttggacgacgatgatgataacCTGGAGGGCAAACGACGATTGATAGTGGGAGATTTGGAGCCTCTGAGTACCGGACTACGTTGGCAAGGCGAAGGCGGAGACCACGAGCTTGAAATGTACAGGATCCAGACGACCATGGATTCGGTTACCTTCCCTATTGACCCATTCTCCACGGCATATTGGCAAAAACCAAAGCCAACAGAGCAACTCCCAGCAGGTGGTGTGGGCCGTTGCACTCTCCATTCATTCATGGTCGTTCCTTCAAGCACTCAATCCCAAACTGCTGCGCCTGCTACTGCAGGAGTAACCCCGACCCTGTTGACCGCAAGTGGCAAGGCGAAGCGCACATTGACACCAGAGCAACTGGCCGAATTTAAAGAGGTGGTGAATGGTAGCGACCTGACGAAAACAGGCCTGATCGAGGTTTTGAAGAAACG ATTTCCCAAGATATCGAAAGACGTCCTTAAGGAGACCCTTACTCACGTGGCGACGCGTGTTGGACAGCGGGAGGTTGACAAAAAGTGGGTGTGCAATTAG